In the Populus trichocarpa isolate Nisqually-1 chromosome 1, P.trichocarpa_v4.1, whole genome shotgun sequence genome, one interval contains:
- the LOC18095877 gene encoding calcium/calmodulin-regulated receptor-like kinase 1 translates to MKGESSGLIIGISIGVVIGVLLAILALFCFRYHRKRSQIGNSSSRRAATIPIRANGADASTIMSDSTIGPDSPLKAGRNGVSLWLEGFKRSSVGSVSGIPVYSYKDLQKATYNFTTLIGQGAFGPVYKAQMTTGETVAVKVLATDSKQGEKEFQTEVMLLGRLHHRNLVNLVGYCAEKGQHMLIYVYMSKGSLASHLYREDIKHLSWDLRVHIALEVARGLEYLHDGAVPPVIHRDIKSSNILLDHCMRARVADFGLSREEMVDRHAANIRGTFGYLDPEYVSTGTFTKKSDVYSYGVLLFELIAGRNPQQGLMEYVELAAMNTEGKVGWEEIVDSRLDGKYDVQELNEVAALAYKCVNRAPRKRPSMRDIVQVLSRILKLRHNKKHHKKSLSAATADEVSFDMDQQEIRTPVSDRHRREESVDSADTCEV, encoded by the exons ATGAAGGGGGAATCGTCAGGATTGATTATCGGGATTTCGATAGGGGTGGTGATTGGAGTGCTTTTGGCCATTCTTGCTCTGTTTTGTTTTAGGTACCATAGAAAGCGATCGCAGATTGGGAATAGCAGTTCAAGGAGGGCAGCGACTATCCCTATCCGGGCTAATGGTGCAGATGCATCTACTATCATGTCTGACTCGACCATTGGTCCGGATTCACCTTTGAAAGCAGGAAGAAATGGTGTGTCCTTGTGGCTTGAAGGATTTAAGAGGAGTAGCGTGGGTTCAGTTTCTGGGATACCTGTGTATTCTTACAA GGATCTACAAAAGGCAACCTATAATTTTACAACACTAATTGGACAAGGAGCATTTGGTCCTGTTTATAAAGCTCAAATGACAACTGGTGAGACTGTTGCTGTTAAAGTTCTTGCAACTGATTCAAAGCAGGGGGAGAAGGAATTTCAGACGGAG GTTATGCTATTGGGAAGGCTGCATCACAGAAACCTTGTGAATTTGGTTGGATATTGTGCAGAAAAGGGCCAGCATATGCTTATATATGTCTATATGAGTAAAGGCAGTTTGGCTTCTCATTTATACC GAGAAGACATCAAACATTTGAGCTGGGATTTGAGGGTACATATTGCTTTAGAAGTAGCAAGGGGCTTGGAGTATCTTCATGATGGG GCAGTTCCACCTGTAATTCACCGGGACATTAAATCTTCCAACATTCTGTTGGATCACTGCATGAGAGCCAGG GTAGCTGATTTTGGGCTTTCAAGGGAAGAGATGGTTGACAGACATGCAGCTAATATAAGAGGAACTTTTGGGTATCTCGATCCTGAATATGTATCTACAGGAACCTTCACAAAAAAAAGTGATGTCTACAGCTATGGAGTGTTGCTTTTTGAACTTATAGCTGGCAGAAATCCTCAACAAGGTCTTATGGAATATGTTGAACTT GCAGCAATGAATACTGAGGGAAAAGTTGGGTGGGAGGAAATAGTGGATTCACGTCTGGATGGGAAATATGATGTTCAAGAGCTTAACGAAGTGGCAGCTCTAGCATACAAATGCGTCAACCGTGCCCCAAGAAAACGGCCTTCAATGCGAGACATTGTGCAAGTTCTTTCCAGGATCCTCAAATTGAGGCACAATAAGAAGCATCACAAGAAATCCCTTTCTGCTGCCACAGCAGACGAAGTTTCATTCGATATGGATCAACAAGAAATCAGAACTCCCGTCTCTGATCGCCACCGGAGAGAGGAGTCGGTTGACAGTGCTGACACTTGTGAAGTATAG
- the LOC18095879 gene encoding putative anthocyanidin reductase, protein MEVEKNTEGALPTYCVTGANGYIGSWLVKLLLQRGYTVHATLRDLAKSLDLLSSWRGADRLRLFKADLREEGSFDEAVRGCDGVFHVAASMEFYVAGNEDNENYVQRNIIDPAIEGTLNLLTSCSKSNTVKRVVFTSSISTLTAKDGAGKWRQVVDETCQTPIDHVWNTKPPGWIYVLSKRLTEEAAFKYAKDNGIDLISVITTTVAGAFLTSSVPSSIRVLLSPITGDTKFFSILSAVNARMGSIALVHIDDICDAHIFLMEQTRAEGRYICSAHSCVLSQLINHLVEEYPCSNIQRLAEKQGSISPEISSKKLRDMGFKYKHSIKDIISETITCCLDQGFLPQVKSKCH, encoded by the exons ATGGAGGTTGAGAAGAATACAGAGGGAGCTCTTCCTACATACTGTGTTACAGGTGCAAATGGCTATATAGGGTCTTGGCTAGTGAAGCTTCTTCTTCAAAGAGGCTACACGGTTCATGCCACCCTACGTGATCTCG CTAAGTCGTTGGATCTTTTATCATCGTGGAGGGGAGCTGACCGGTTGAGATTATTCAAAGCTGACCTGCGAGAAGAAGGCAGCTTTGATGAGGCAGTCAGGGGCTGTGATGGTGTATTTCATGTAGCAGCTTCAATGGAATTCTACGTTGCTGGAAATGAAGACAATG aaaattatGTTCAGCGTAATATTATCGACCCTGCGATTGAAGGAACGCTGAACCTTCTCACATCTTGCTCCAAATCCAATACTGTGAAAAGAGTTGTCTTCACATCCTCCATTAGTACTCTTACTGCTAAAGACGGAGCTGGTAAATGGAGACAAGTAGTTGATGAAACTTGCCAGACTCCCATTGATCATGTCTGGAATACAAAACCACCTGGATGG ATTTATGTACTCTCCAAGCGTCTAACGGAGGAAGCAGCATTCAAATATGCAAAGGATAATGGTATCGATCTCATTTCAGTAATAACTACTACTGTTGCTGGTGCGTTCCTAACTTCAAGTGTCCCATCAAGCATTCGAGTACTCCTATCTCCAATAACAG GTGACACCAAGTTCTTTTCAATACTATCAGCTGTTAATGCTAGAATGGGTTCAATTGCATTGGTTCACATTGACGATATATGTGATGCACATATATTTCTAATGGAGCAGACTAGAGCAGAAGGTCGATACATATGCAGTGCCCACAGTTGTGTATTGTCTCAATTGATTAATCATCTAGTAGAAGAGTATCCATGCTCAAACATCCAGAG GTTAGCGGAAAAACAAGGTTCAATTTCTCCAGAGATTTCTTCAAAGAAGCTCAGAGACATGGGGTTTAAGTACAAGCATAGCATTAAAGATATTATAAGTGAAACTATCACCTGTTGCCTGGATCAAGGCTTTCTACCGCAGGTTAAAAGCAAATGTCATTGA
- the LOC18095878 gene encoding 50S ribosomal protein L24, chloroplastic has translation MAAMAALQSSMATLSLSSSNSFFGQRLSLPSLSFPQVKSPEKPCLIVVKIKRWERKECKENSLPVLHKMHVKVGDTIQVIAGDDKGKIGEITKIFRHNSTVVVKEINLKTKHVKSREEGEPGQIIKIEAPIHSSNVMLYSKEKNIASRVGHKVLDDGKKVRYLIKTGEIIDNAEGWKKVKEESKKTEVAATTTS, from the exons ATGGCAGCGATGGCTGCACTTCAAAGCTCAATGGCCACTCTTTCACTCTCCTCCTCCAACTCTTTCTTTGGCCAACGCCTATcacttccttctctctcctttccACAA GTCAAGTCACCAGAGAAGCCATGTCTCATTGTTGTGAAG ATCAAGCGATGGGAGCGGAAGGAATgtaaggaaaacagccttccTGTTTTACACAAAATGCATGTTAAGGTAGGAGATACAATTCAAGTGATTGCCGGAGATGACAAGGGAAAAATTGGGGAGATTACTAAGATTTTTAGGCACAACAGCACTGTGGTAGTGAAAGAAATAAACCTGAAGACAAAGCATGTGAAGAGCAGAGAAGAGGGTGAACCTGGCCAGATTATAAAG ATTGAAGCACCTATTCACAGTTCAAATGTGATGCTTTAttctaaagaaaagaacattGCAAGCCGGGTGGGTCATAAAGTTCTTGATGATGGGAAGAAAGTTCGGTACCTCATAAAAACTGGGGAAATAATTGATAATGCGGAGGGCTGGAAGAAAGTGAAAGAAGAGAGTAAGAAAACCGAAGTAGCTGCTACTACTACTTCATAG